A window of the Podospora bellae-mahoneyi strain CBS 112042 chromosome 6, whole genome shotgun sequence genome harbors these coding sequences:
- the CLG1 gene encoding cyclin-like protein (EggNog:ENOG503NWJX; COG:S) produces MPGGVCAVLDYDVELMADYVSEMATRVVMPRNTVNPAFRKYVSGILSSTRLPRTTILLGLNYLAKRINMMPAGAVQNEGEIWGLLTIALLLGSKFLDDNTFQNKSWSEVSGIPVRDLNTLEYEWLAAIGWVLYVNLDESKDYNAWLDNWTEWKETKKRQQHQASRERLAALVTPIDTDVSRARNQHVYSSWHQQQVAEYERLSSMKRGQATPPAYRHEQASWGYMAWPQPTAPLTPPDSGYGTPEYTNSATSCNSHYAEWFDRAIVGGSNTSRHYQQPAPAYSGYRHAGQNTRNAGNYGGFYSHNIWEHPGPDCTCSSCVSVHKQPSYFFAHSYGQPVAG; encoded by the coding sequence ATGCCTGGAGGCGTTTGCGCTGTTCTCGACTACGATGTCGAGCTCATGGCCGACTATGTTTCCGAGATGGCCACCCGCGTGGTGATGCCACGGAACACGGTGAACCCGGCTTTCCGGAAGTACGTCTCGGGGATACTGTCTTCGACTCGTCTTCCCCGGACTACCATTCTGCTCGGTCTCAACTACCTCGCCAAGCGCATCAACATGATGCCCGCTGGTGCAGTCCAGAACGAGGGCGAGATTTGGGGTCTCCTGACCATCGCTCTTCTACTCGGAAGCAAGTTTCTTGATGACAACACTTTCCAGAACAAGTCTTGGTCGGAGGTCAGTGGCATCCCAGTTCGCGATTTGAACACTCTGGAATACGAGTGGTTGGCTGCCATCGGCTGGGTTCTCTACGTCAATCTGGACGAGAGCAAAGACTACAATGCCTGGCTCGACAATTGGACCGAGTGgaaggagaccaagaagcgccagcagcaccaggcCAGCCGCGAACGTCTTGCTGCTCTCGTCACCCCCATCGATACCGACGTTTCCCGTGCCCGCAACCAGCACGTGTACTCCTCTTGGCATCAGCAGCAAGTTGCCGAGTATGAGCGCCTGTCGAGCATGAAGCGTGGCCAGGCTACCCCTCCGGCCTACAGACACGAGCAAGCCTCGTGGGGTTATATGGCGTGGCCTCAGCCTACTGCTCCTTTGACGCCTCCCGATTCTGGCTACGGCACTCCCGAGTATACCAACTCGGCTACGTCTTGCAACTCGCACTACGCTGAGTGGTTTGACCGCGCCATTGTCGGTGGCTCCAACACCTCGAGGCACTATCAGCAACCCGCACCCGCTTACAGCGGATATCGCCACGCTGGGCAGAACACCCGCAATGCCGGCAATTATGGCGGCTTTTACAGCCACAACATTTGGGAACACCCCGGCCCTGACTGCACCTGCAGCAGCTGCGTTTCGGTTCACAAGCAGCCCTCCTATTTCTTCGCTCACAGCTATGGCCAGCCTGTCGCTGGCTAA
- the CBK1 gene encoding Serine/threonine-protein kinase (EggNog:ENOG503NVS6; COG:T), with translation MDNQGNRLYLNFGNNNNNNADRLAASDRTQYPTTPSTFPQPVFPTGPSGQAPTPQQAQQGYPQGYASNNYYNPNHNDPNAGLAHQFAHQNLGGAGRPQNYSARGPSPGQRPRTANSQGQQPGYGSYLNAPPMPSQNSGLEFAPAPERNPDKYGPNANNNQKKCSQLASDFFKDSVKRARERNQRQSEMEQKLNETTDPRRRESIWATGGRKEGQYLRFLRTKDKPENYNTIKIIGKGAFGEVKLVQKKSDGKVYAMKSLIKTEMFKKDQLAHVRAERDILAESDSPWVVKLYTTFQDANFLYMLMEFLPGGDLMTMLIKYEIFSEDITRFYIAEIVLAIEAVHKLGFIHRCVLFAGVVTAFGY, from the exons ATGGATAACCAAGGTAACCGTCTCTACCTGAACTTCgggaacaacaacaacaacaacgccgaTCGCCTCGCCGCCTCCGATCGCACGCAGtatcccaccactccctccaccttcccccagCCCGTCTTCCCAACCGGCCCCTCTGGTCAGGCGCCGACCCCCCAGCAGGCCCAGCAAGGTTACCCGCAAGGCTATGCTTCTAACAACTACTACAATCCTAACCA TAACGATCCCAACGCTGGACTGGCCCATCAATTTGCCCACCAGAACCTAGGCGGTGCCGGCAGACCCCAGAACTACAGTGCCCGTGGCCCTTCTCCAGGACAGCGCCCCCGTACGGCTAACAGCCAGGGCCAGCAGCCTGGCTACGGCAGCTACTTGAACGCGCCCCCGATGCCTTCGCAGAACTCTGGGCTCGAGTTTGCCCCCGCCCCCGAGCGGAACCCGGACAAATACGGCCCTAatgccaacaacaaccagaagAAGTGCTCCCAATTGGCCTCGGATTTCTTCAAGGACAGTGTCAAGCGGGCTCGTGAGCGGAACCAAAG ACAAAGCGAGATGGAACAGAAGCTGAACGAGACCACGGATCCCCGCCGCCGGGAATCCATATGGGCGACTGGAGGCAGAAAGGAGGGCCAGTacctccgcttcctccgAACCAAGGACAAGCCCGAGAACTataacaccatcaagattaTCGGCAAGGGTGCTTTTGGTGAGGTGAAGCTGGTTCAGAAGAAGTCGGACGGCAAGGTTTATGCCATGAAGAGCTTGATCAAGACGGAAATGTTCAAGAAGGACCAGCTTGCGCACGTTCGCGCCGAGCGTGATATTCTTGCCGAATCAGACAGTCCCTGGGTCGTCAAGCTCTACACGACCTTTCAAGATGCCAACTTTCTCTACATGCTCATGGAGTTCTTGCCCGGTGGCGATCTCATGACCATGTTGATCAAGTACGAAATCTTTTCCGAGGATATCACACGGTTCTACATTGCCGAGATTGTGTTGGCTATTGAGGCTGTCCATAAGTTGGGCTTCATTCACAGGTGTGTTCTTTTTGCTGGAGTCGTAACGGCGTTTGGATACTGA
- the TIM54 gene encoding mitochondrial import inner membrane translocase subunit tim54 (COG:U; EggNog:ENOG503NZTX; BUSCO:EOG09263XVS), translated as MAESTPPAQPAAEVAEKAAKAPERNRALRMLGLPALPKKLPSRNWMIFWTLSTAITAGIIYDKREKKRAIAKWRHAVEHLAKEPLPSHNALSELRKITIYLSAPPGDGLRTAQDHYTEYVKPILAASGLDWEFVQGRRDGDVRAYTAEKIRRHRKQVDSGEVEPELPDEPTKEEIIAAHRKIRGIKDYDGIKGDIVIGRHTWKEYLRGLHEGWLGPLTAPPLPIPEPLPTAESDSEKSEEDKKKEEEEKKKEEESKPKRPPQPRPYNTPADYPSSPLPSSIPNEFSPVAPVREPHLLGFLSTPTRLYRFFNRRHLADEIGRDVAAVCLAHYRYFSEQSGEDQKYEQEEVLAFEEKDWIKSLWKEAGDEPEHVKEREKAGITEVVRARPLVLDPRIAERMRRFELSKEDVERVAKIVVPEEEIEGWTKGKFRQLYRWGKGKVMGEEKRSNVEDVD; from the exons ATGGCAgaatcaacaccaccagcgcaGCCGGCGGCTGAGGTGGCCGAGAAA GCTGCCAAAGCTCCCGAAAGAAACCGGGCCCTCCGCATGCTGggcctccccgccctcccaaAGAAGCTCCCTTCCCGAAACTGGATGATCTTCTGGACCCTTTCCACCGCCATAACTGCCGGCATCATCTACGACAAACGCGAGAAGAAACGAGCCATCGCGAAATGGAGACACGCCGTCGAGCACCTCGCCAAGGAGCCCTTGCCTAGCCACAATGCCCTCTCCGAGCTCCGCAAGATCACCATCTATCTCTCCGCCCCCCCCGGCGACGGCCTCCGCACCGCCCAAGACCACTACACCGAGTATGTCAAgcccatcctcgccgcctccggCCTCGACTGGGAGTTTGTCCAAGGCCGACGAGACGGCGACGTCCGCGCCTACACTGCCGAGAAGatccgccgccaccgcaaGCAAGTCGACTCCGGCGAGGTTGAGCCCGAGCTCCCTGACGAGCCCACAAAGGAGGAAATCATCGCTGCTCACCGCAAGATCCGCGGGATTAAAGACTACGACGGTATCAAAGGCGACATCGTCATTGGCAGGCACACATGGAAGGAATACCTCAGAGGATTACACGAAGGCTGGCTCGGTCCCTTAACCGCccctccactccccatcccagAACCACTCCCCACAGCCGAATCCGACAGCGAGAAGTCAgaagaggacaagaagaaggaagaggaggaaaagaagaaagaggaggaatccAAACCCAAGCGACCGCCTCAACCCCGCCCCTACAACACACCAGCCGAttacccctcctcccccctcccatcttccATCCCCAATGAATTCTCCCCCGTCGCTCCGGTGAGGGAACCTCACCTGTTAGGCTTCCTCTCCACGCCAACCCGTCTGTACCGTTTCTTCAACCGCCGGCACCTCGCCGATGAAATCGGCCGTGATGTCGCCGCAGTCTGCCTGGCTCACTACCGCTATTTCTCTGAACAATCGGGAGAGGATCAGAAATacgagcaagaagaggtgTTGGCctttgaggagaaggactGGATCAAATCTCTCTGGAAAGAGGCTGGGGATGAACCTGAGCATGTCAAGGAGCGGGAAAAGGCTGGTATCACAGAGGTTGTCAGGGCCAGGCCGCTTGTTCTGGACCCTAGAATCGCCGagcggatgaggaggttcgAGTTGTCaaaggaggatgtggagagggtggccaagattgtggtacctgaggaggagattgagggtTGGACAAAGGGGAAGTTTAGGCAGTTGTATCgatggggaaaggggaaggttatgggagaggaaaagaggagtAATGTTGAGGATGTGGACTAA
- a CDS encoding hypothetical protein (EggNog:ENOG503P649; COG:S), which produces MSSRFVSAGSIDATTGEATTEHAGPSDSQQQQPLPVSQKSKEWAEVTQQLESDRQRRILQAKQAQEGGEKSLYEVLQANKAAKQAEFEEKNKLKNQFRALDEDEIDFLDEVERRRREEEERRRREEEEGLRAFREIKSSREKGEGEEEEVEVEGWDFGGEGGRRRKRRAEGRRLLVKKVKREEKMDDTEGSPAGKPGGGSGGDKKATEVVVDKAAAAASVPKPAEAPAVSAKKAAGGLVDYGSDSDDSAYAYIGGWG; this is translated from the exons ATGTCCTCCCGCTTCGTCTCAGCCGGCTCAATAGACGCCACCACGGGCGAAGCCACCACCGAACACGCCGGCCCATCCGActcccaacagcagcagccactaCCCGTGAGCCAAAAGTCAAAGGAATGGGCAGAAGTCACCCAGCAGCTGGAATCCGACCGCCAGAGACGGATCCTCCAGGCGAAGCAAGcgcaggagggaggggagaagagcCTGTACGAGGTTCTCCAGGCGAACAAAGCGGCCAAGCaggccgagtttgaggagaagaacAAGCTGAAGAATCAGTTTAGGGCTTTGGATGAGGACGAGATTGATTTtctggatgaggttgagcgccggaggagggaggaggaggaaaggaggaggagggaggaggaggaagggttgaGGGCGTTTAGGGAGATCAAATCGTctagggagaagggggagggtgaggaggaggaggtggaggtggaggggtgggattttgggggggagggggggaggaggaggaagcggagggcggaggggaggaggttgttggtcaAGAAGGTtaagagggaggagaagatggatgaTACTGAAGGGTCGCCGGCCGGGAAGCCGGGTGGTGGCTCTGGTGGCGATAAGAAGGCgacagaggtggtggtggacaaggcTGCAGCAGCCGCTTCAGTTCCAAAACCAGCAGAAGCGCCAGCGGTttcggccaagaaggcggctgGTGGTCTGGTGGATTATGGCTCTGATAGCGATGA CTCTGCGTACGCCTACATCGGCGGTTGGGGATGA